The following proteins are encoded in a genomic region of Synechococcus sp. CBW1002:
- a CDS encoding transposase — protein MRLENDSPSFTPVLPQSRAIGPRDLHHTTPRDAARQAVAPAESEGPLDQAALKPHPRRRYGPEAAAALVPLWEASDRLCGKRLAALLPLLVESLEQHGHLNLEPAVREQVLAMSSATIDRLLAPIRKTSAANNWRRPPRAYSAVRRRVPVRTFKGWSNHREPGWLEIDLVAHCGGRMQGPFLWTLMATDIATGWSESLPILVRDGAVVLTALQLIRRQLPFPLRGIDADNDPVFMNSLMEAWCDRPGHQIVLTRSRAYQSNDQAWVEQKNGMLVRRVVGYQRLEGLEAAQVLGELYGALRLFTNLFQPSFKLKSSERDGGRIKRQHHPPRTPLQRLLASGVLSEETAEPWRELRRRSDPVALLATIRRCQGQLAVLGSAEEGSALQASRTERDLAAENRSLEVFLGGLQDLWQNNQPGPIREVVRSGC, from the coding sequence ATGCGCCTCGAGAATGACAGCCCGTCATTCACCCCTGTTCTCCCTCAGTCCAGGGCAATCGGGCCTCGGGATTTACACCACACCACGCCAAGGGACGCGGCCCGCCAGGCTGTTGCCCCCGCCGAATCAGAAGGGCCGCTCGATCAGGCGGCCCTCAAGCCCCATCCACGGCGCCGCTATGGCCCCGAGGCGGCAGCGGCGCTCGTGCCGTTGTGGGAGGCCAGTGATCGGTTGTGCGGTAAGCGCCTGGCGGCCCTGCTACCGCTGCTGGTGGAGTCGCTGGAGCAACACGGCCACCTGAACCTGGAGCCTGCGGTGCGTGAGCAGGTGCTGGCGATGAGTAGCGCCACGATCGATCGGCTACTGGCACCGATCCGCAAGACCAGCGCTGCCAACAACTGGCGGCGGCCGCCGCGGGCCTACAGCGCCGTGCGGCGGCGGGTGCCGGTGCGCACGTTCAAGGGCTGGAGCAATCACAGGGAGCCTGGCTGGCTGGAAATCGATCTGGTGGCCCATTGCGGCGGCCGCATGCAGGGCCCCTTTCTTTGGACTCTGATGGCCACGGATATCGCCACGGGCTGGAGCGAAAGCCTGCCGATCCTGGTGCGCGATGGCGCGGTGGTGCTCACGGCCCTGCAGCTGATCCGCCGGCAACTGCCGTTTCCACTACGTGGGATCGATGCCGACAACGACCCGGTGTTCATGAACAGCCTGATGGAGGCCTGGTGTGACCGGCCGGGCCACCAGATCGTGCTCACCCGATCGCGGGCGTACCAGAGCAATGACCAGGCCTGGGTGGAGCAGAAGAACGGGATGCTGGTGCGCCGGGTGGTGGGCTACCAGCGGCTGGAGGGTTTGGAGGCGGCCCAGGTGCTGGGCGAGCTGTACGGCGCGCTGCGGCTGTTCACCAACCTGTTCCAGCCATCGTTCAAGCTCAAAAGCAGTGAGCGCGACGGCGGCCGGATCAAGCGGCAGCACCACCCACCGCGAACGCCCCTGCAGCGGTTGCTGGCCAGTGGCGTGCTGAGCGAGGAGACGGCCGAACCCTGGCGGGAGCTACGGCGCCGCAGTGACCCGGTGGCCTTGCTCGCCACGATTCGCCGCTGCCAGGGCCAGTTGGCGGTGCTGGGCAGCGCTGAGGAGGGCTCTGCCTTGCAAGCCAGCCGAACGGAGAGGGATCTGGCTGCGGAGAACCGATCGCTGGAGGTGTTCCTGGGCGGCCTGCAGGACCTCTGGCAGAACAACCAGCCGGGACCTATCAGGGAAGTTGTCCGCTCGGGGTGCTGA
- a CDS encoding transposase, whose product MSKRRTHSPEFKARVAMEAISGRKTIQEIAADHAIHPIQVSQWKRQLLDGASELFTRGKKTKDKEEGQAKEAELFQQIGRLQMELEWLKKKSQLL is encoded by the coding sequence ATGAGCAAGCGCCGCACCCACAGCCCCGAGTTCAAGGCCAGGGTCGCCATGGAGGCGATCAGTGGCCGCAAGACGATCCAGGAGATCGCCGCCGACCACGCCATCCACCCGATCCAGGTGAGCCAGTGGAAGCGGCAGCTCCTGGACGGTGCCAGCGAGCTCTTCACCCGAGGCAAGAAGACCAAGGACAAGGAGGAGGGGCAGGCCAAGGAGGCGGAGCTGTTCCAGCAGATCGGACGGCTGCAGATGGAGCTGGAGTGGCTCAAAAAAAAGTCTCAACTGCTCTGA
- a CDS encoding IS3 family transposase, whose translation MSRQCALLGLPRSTLYYRPTPVRVSTLRIMARIDALYLEDPCSGSRRMVDYLAQDGIPISRDRVRNLMRRMGLRAIYQKPRTTVPGDPSVRFPCLVDLTQVTSVDQVWATDITYIPLQKGFLYLVAIMDLHSRHVLSWRLSNSLDTKFCLEALEMALGGGRRPEIFHSDQGCQFTSADFVARLKGERIQISWSGRKRCYDNILVERLWRTVKYEEVYLRAYSDGWDAEISLARFLWRYCHVRPHSSLGGKTPHAVYTEAEPCSTRPGLTMSGAGTVQ comes from the coding sequence ATCAGCAGGCAGTGTGCGCTGCTGGGGCTGCCTCGATCCACGCTGTACTACCGGCCGACACCGGTCCGTGTATCGACGCTGCGGATCATGGCCAGGATCGATGCTCTCTACCTGGAGGATCCCTGCAGCGGCAGCCGCCGGATGGTGGACTATCTGGCCCAAGATGGTATCCCGATCAGCCGAGATCGAGTGCGAAACCTCATGCGGCGCATGGGATTACGGGCGATCTACCAGAAGCCCCGGACGACGGTTCCAGGTGATCCGTCCGTGCGGTTCCCCTGCCTGGTGGACCTCACGCAGGTCACGTCGGTGGATCAGGTCTGGGCGACCGACATCACCTACATCCCTCTGCAGAAAGGGTTCCTCTATCTGGTGGCGATCATGGATCTCCATTCCAGGCATGTGCTCAGCTGGAGGCTCTCCAACAGCCTTGACACGAAGTTCTGTCTGGAGGCCCTGGAGATGGCCTTGGGAGGCGGCCGTAGGCCAGAGATCTTCCACTCCGATCAAGGCTGTCAGTTCACGTCCGCTGACTTTGTGGCCAGACTCAAAGGGGAGCGGATCCAGATCAGCTGGTCCGGCAGAAAGCGGTGCTACGACAACATCCTTGTTGAACGGCTGTGGAGGACTGTCAAGTACGAGGAGGTCTACCTACGGGCATACAGCGATGGCTGGGACGCTGAAATCAGCCTGGCCCGCTTCCTGTGGCGGTATTGCCATGTAAGACCTCACAGTTCCCTTGGAGGCAAAACTCCCCACGCGGTCTACACTGAGGCCGAACCATGTTCCACCCGTCCTGGGTTAACGATGTCAGGGGCCGGAACTGTCCAATAA
- a CDS encoding 5-(carboxyamino)imidazole ribonucleotide synthase, producing the protein MTPLDDSKAAAIGVVGGGQLARMLAQAAAELGVPLHVQTPSASDPAAPLAAELVLADLSDAAATRRLAEDCAAISFENEWLDLEALAPLAAEGIRFIPSLEALQPLISKRSQRELQQRLQLPSPRWFSMDLALPPLLPVPAAAVAGPAGVPAGSADAALPSADTDGIGSATSDRRAPRLPQGFSYPLMAKAARGGYDGKGTALLQGPEDLEELLERVDPATWIVEEFVAFEQELSVVACRDRHGRVLCYPVVQTHQHQQVCDWVLAPAAVPHAVQAYARNVASSLLTALDYVGVLSIEFFYGPAGLLINEIAPRTHNSGHYTIEAARTSQFAQQVRIVADLPIASPDLTVPGALMVNLLGFEQGNADYGPQRAALAQLPAAHVHWYDKTGSSLGRKLGHVTLLLKGASHEARATEAERRLAEVRTIWPLPAAQPDGLEDARRAPISA; encoded by the coding sequence ATGACCCCACTGGACGACTCCAAAGCTGCCGCGATCGGCGTGGTGGGCGGTGGCCAGTTGGCCCGGATGCTGGCCCAGGCTGCGGCGGAGCTGGGGGTGCCCCTGCATGTGCAGACCCCCTCGGCCAGCGATCCGGCTGCACCCCTGGCCGCAGAACTGGTGCTGGCCGATCTCAGCGATGCGGCCGCCACCCGGCGCCTGGCAGAGGATTGCGCCGCGATCAGCTTTGAGAACGAGTGGCTCGACCTCGAGGCCCTCGCACCCCTGGCGGCCGAAGGAATCCGCTTCATTCCCAGCCTGGAGGCCCTGCAGCCCCTGATCAGCAAGCGCAGCCAGCGGGAGCTTCAGCAGCGGCTTCAGTTGCCGTCCCCCCGCTGGTTTTCGATGGATCTGGCCTTGCCGCCGCTCTTGCCAGTGCCGGCTGCCGCGGTTGCAGGCCCCGCCGGCGTGCCGGCCGGCTCTGCTGATGCCGCTCTGCCCTCAGCCGACACCGATGGCATCGGGTCCGCGACGAGCGATCGCCGTGCTCCCAGGCTGCCGCAGGGGTTCAGCTACCCCCTGATGGCCAAGGCGGCTCGCGGCGGCTACGACGGCAAGGGCACCGCCCTGCTCCAGGGTCCTGAAGATCTTGAGGAGCTGCTGGAGCGTGTCGATCCGGCCACCTGGATCGTGGAGGAGTTCGTCGCCTTTGAACAGGAGCTCTCGGTGGTGGCCTGCCGCGACCGGCATGGCCGGGTGCTTTGCTACCCGGTGGTGCAGACCCACCAGCATCAGCAGGTGTGCGACTGGGTGCTCGCCCCAGCGGCCGTACCCCATGCGGTGCAGGCCTACGCCCGCAATGTGGCCTCCTCCCTGCTCACGGCCCTGGACTACGTGGGGGTGCTCTCGATCGAGTTCTTCTACGGACCCGCCGGGTTGTTGATCAATGAGATCGCGCCCCGGACCCACAATTCCGGCCACTACACGATCGAGGCGGCACGCACCAGCCAGTTCGCCCAGCAGGTGCGCATCGTGGCCGACCTGCCGATCGCCTCCCCCGACCTGACGGTGCCCGGTGCCCTGATGGTGAACCTGCTCGGATTCGAGCAGGGCAACGCCGACTACGGTCCCCAGCGCGCTGCCCTGGCCCAGCTGCCTGCAGCCCATGTGCATTGGTATGACAAGACCGGCAGCAGCCTGGGGCGCAAGCTGGGTCACGTCACCCTGTTGCTGAAGGGAGCCAGCCATGAGGCCCGGGCCACCGAGGCCGAGCGGCGCCTGGCCGAGGTGCGCACGATCTGGCCCCTGCCTGCGGCGCAGCCGGATGGGCTGGAGGACGCTCGAAGGGCACCGATTTCCGCTTAA
- a CDS encoding carbohydrate ABC transporter permease produces the protein MTRSSSQDSPRPPAAAAPGTGARSAWTFLAPALLLLALSVLIPAAMALLMSFTQSGLDVNEPLRFIGLANLRRLLADPMFFRVSGTTFLYLVGVVPPIVLGALALAVLVNQSLPGIHWFRAAFYTPVLVSIVVAAIAFRWLYAENGLINGWLVALLGERFSPIAFLSSPALALPSVMLVTLWKGLGYYMVIFLAGLQGIPTDLYEAAELDGSSGWRKHLDITLPLLRPYLTLVAVISAIAATKVFEEVYLMTQGGPADSTRTLVYYVYDQAFAELEISYACTVGLALFLAVLLLSLLRYLFAGDRGFT, from the coding sequence ATGACACGGTCTTCCTCCCAGGATTCCCCAAGGCCGCCGGCCGCCGCCGCTCCGGGGACCGGTGCCCGCAGCGCCTGGACCTTCCTGGCGCCGGCGCTGCTGCTGCTGGCGTTGTCGGTGCTGATCCCAGCGGCGATGGCACTGCTGATGAGCTTCACCCAGTCGGGGCTGGACGTGAACGAGCCGCTGCGGTTCATCGGCCTGGCCAACCTGCGCCGCCTGCTCGCCGATCCGATGTTCTTCCGGGTGAGCGGCACCACCTTCCTCTATCTGGTGGGGGTAGTGCCTCCGATCGTGCTCGGTGCCCTCGCCCTGGCCGTGCTGGTCAACCAGTCCTTGCCCGGCATCCACTGGTTTCGCGCCGCCTTCTACACACCGGTGCTGGTGTCGATCGTGGTGGCGGCGATCGCCTTCCGCTGGCTCTATGCCGAGAACGGCCTGATCAATGGCTGGCTGGTGGCCCTGCTGGGGGAGCGCTTCTCGCCGATCGCCTTTCTGTCGTCGCCCGCGCTGGCCCTGCCCTCGGTGATGCTCGTGACCCTCTGGAAGGGCCTCGGTTACTACATGGTGATCTTTCTGGCCGGTCTGCAGGGCATCCCCACCGACCTCTACGAGGCCGCCGAACTCGATGGCAGCAGCGGCTGGCGCAAGCATCTCGACATCACCCTGCCGCTGCTGCGCCCCTACCTCACCCTCGTGGCGGTGATTTCGGCGATCGCCGCCACCAAGGTGTTCGAGGAGGTGTATCTGATGACCCAGGGAGGTCCGGCCGATTCCACCCGAACCCTGGTGTATTACGTCTACGACCAGGCCTTCGCCGAGCTGGAGATCAGCTACGCCTGCACGGTGGGTCTGGCCCTCTTCCTGGCGGTGCTGCTGCTCAGCCTGCTGCGCTACCTGTTCGCCGGCGATCGGGGGTTCACCTGA
- the recQ gene encoding DNA helicase RecQ, with translation MEGAINDPLQVLRQVFGYASFRGPQESIVRHVIDGGSALVLMPTGGGKSLCFQIPALCRPGLAVVVSPLIALMQDQVEALRQAGVAAAALHSALDPQESASLWRQLNEGALDLLYVSPERLLAGDLLERLAERQLALFAIDEAHCVSQWGHDFRPEYIQLGILADRFPQVPRLALTATADPRTRDEIVDRLGLQQGRVFLASFDRPNIRYLLRGKEEPKAQLLRFLEEHRGDSGIVYARSRSRVDQLAAALQGAGYNAVGYHAGMEAAERSRALDRFRRGSGVVVVATIAFGMGIDKPDVRFVAHVDLPKSLEAYYQETGRAGRDGLPAVAWMIHGPGDVPQLRRFIDDSEAPLAQKRIEHGKLDALIGFTEAASCRRQVLLRHFGEALDQPCGNCDACLEPQSRHDVTVAAQKLLSAVHRTGHRFGAAHLVDVLLGASTERIRSLGHDALSVYGIGTELDKEQWRALIRQLCALGLLEPVPEGHGGLRWGAEAAVRPVLRGETPLELPLPPPRRERRRSSGRSSSAAAAASTDWGEADPQLTAALKSWRTDQARQQGVPPYVVFHDRTLLELAARRPSTLAELGSVGGIGAAKLERYGTDLLELLASSASPSP, from the coding sequence GTGGAGGGTGCTATCAACGATCCGCTGCAGGTGCTGCGGCAGGTGTTCGGCTATGCCAGCTTCCGCGGGCCCCAGGAGTCGATCGTGCGCCACGTGATCGACGGCGGCTCGGCCCTGGTGCTGATGCCGACCGGCGGTGGCAAGTCGCTCTGCTTCCAGATTCCGGCCCTGTGCCGGCCCGGGCTGGCGGTGGTGGTCTCACCCCTGATCGCCCTGATGCAGGACCAGGTGGAGGCGCTGCGTCAGGCCGGTGTGGCGGCGGCGGCGCTCCACTCCGCCCTCGATCCGCAGGAGAGTGCCTCCCTCTGGCGCCAGCTGAACGAGGGGGCGTTGGATCTGCTGTACGTCTCGCCGGAGCGACTGCTGGCCGGCGACCTGCTGGAGCGGCTGGCGGAACGGCAACTGGCCCTGTTCGCCATCGATGAAGCCCACTGCGTCTCCCAGTGGGGACACGACTTCCGGCCCGAGTACATCCAGCTGGGAATCCTGGCGGACCGCTTCCCGCAGGTGCCCAGGCTGGCCCTCACAGCCACAGCCGATCCCCGCACCCGTGACGAGATCGTCGACCGGCTGGGCCTGCAGCAGGGTCGGGTGTTCCTGGCCAGCTTCGACCGGCCCAACATCCGCTATCTGCTGCGGGGCAAGGAGGAGCCGAAGGCCCAGCTGCTGCGGTTTCTGGAGGAGCACCGCGGCGATTCCGGCATCGTCTACGCCCGCTCGCGCAGCCGGGTGGACCAGCTGGCGGCGGCGCTGCAGGGGGCCGGCTACAACGCCGTGGGCTATCACGCCGGCATGGAGGCCGCAGAGCGCAGCAGGGCCCTGGATCGTTTCCGCCGCGGCAGCGGTGTGGTGGTGGTGGCCACGATTGCCTTCGGCATGGGCATCGACAAACCGGATGTGCGCTTCGTGGCCCACGTGGACCTGCCCAAGAGCCTGGAGGCGTACTACCAGGAGACGGGCCGGGCCGGCCGCGACGGCCTGCCGGCGGTGGCCTGGATGATCCACGGCCCGGGCGATGTACCCCAGCTGCGCCGCTTCATCGACGACTCCGAGGCCCCCTTGGCCCAGAAGCGGATCGAGCACGGCAAGCTCGACGCCCTGATCGGCTTCACCGAGGCCGCCAGCTGCCGCCGCCAGGTGCTGCTGCGCCACTTCGGCGAAGCGCTGGATCAGCCCTGCGGCAATTGCGACGCCTGCCTCGAACCCCAGAGCCGCCATGACGTGACGGTGGCGGCCCAGAAACTGCTCTCGGCGGTGCACCGCACCGGCCACCGTTTCGGCGCTGCCCATCTGGTCGATGTGCTGCTTGGAGCCAGCACCGAACGGATCCGCAGCCTCGGCCACGACGCCCTGAGCGTGTACGGCATCGGCACGGAGCTCGACAAGGAGCAGTGGCGGGCCCTCATCCGCCAGCTCTGCGCCCTGGGCCTGCTGGAGCCGGTGCCGGAGGGCCATGGCGGCCTGCGCTGGGGAGCCGAGGCCGCCGTGCGGCCGGTCCTGCGCGGTGAGACGCCGCTGGAGTTGCCCCTGCCGCCGCCGCGCAGGGAGCGGCGGCGCAGCAGCGGTCGCAGCAGCTCGGCGGCGGCGGCCGCTTCCACGGACTGGGGCGAGGCCGATCCGCAACTGACGGCGGCCCTGAAGAGCTGGCGCACCGACCAGGCCCGCCAGCAGGGAGTGCCCCCCTACGTGGTGTTCCACGACCGCACCCTGCTGGAGCTCGCCGCCCGCCGGCCCAGCACCCTGGCGGAACTGGGCAGCGTCGGCGGCATCGGCGCCGCCAAGCTGGAGCGTTACGGCACCGACCTGCTGGAGCTGCTCGCCTCCAGCGCCAGTCCGTCGCCGTAG
- the aroB gene encoding 3-dehydroquinate synthase produces the protein MSTALQPLRTIEVALEQNGYPVVIGAGALERLGEQIRDRGVRAGTKVLVVTNPVVQEHYGATTLASLSAAGFEASTLVIEAGEDQKTPATVALIHDAAFARKLERGSLIVALGGGVVGDMAGFAAATWLRGIAVVQVPTTLLAMVDAAIGGKTGVNHAGGKNLIGAFHQPKLVLIDPLTLATLPEREFRAGMAEVIKYGVIGDPELFGALEAAATSPVGIAHAGLASREAVGPALLDTLLLRSAAAKARVVAADEREGGLRAILNYGHTLGHVVETLSGYGTYLHGEAVGLGMLAAGAIAVERGLWSQDDQERQRRLIAAAQLPLAWPPLEPQAVLACLQGDKKVKQGRVRFVLPTAIGTVEIRDDVDTATILAALDRITAPDRVDSPELISAV, from the coding sequence ATGAGCACCGCCCTCCAGCCCCTGCGCACGATCGAGGTGGCCCTGGAGCAGAACGGCTATCCGGTGGTGATCGGCGCAGGCGCCCTGGAGCGTCTGGGGGAGCAGATCCGTGACCGTGGGGTCAGGGCCGGCACCAAGGTGCTGGTGGTGACCAATCCGGTGGTGCAGGAGCACTACGGCGCCACCACCCTGGCGAGCCTGTCGGCCGCCGGCTTCGAGGCCAGCACCCTGGTGATCGAAGCCGGCGAAGACCAGAAGACTCCAGCCACCGTGGCCCTGATCCACGACGCCGCCTTCGCCCGCAAGCTGGAGCGCGGCTCGCTGATCGTGGCCCTCGGTGGCGGCGTGGTGGGCGACATGGCCGGCTTCGCCGCCGCCACCTGGCTGCGGGGCATCGCCGTGGTGCAGGTGCCCACCACCCTGCTGGCGATGGTGGATGCGGCGATCGGCGGCAAGACCGGCGTGAACCACGCCGGCGGTAAGAACCTGATCGGCGCCTTCCACCAGCCGAAGCTGGTGCTGATCGATCCGCTCACCCTGGCCACCCTGCCCGAGCGGGAGTTCCGGGCGGGCATGGCCGAGGTGATCAAGTACGGCGTGATCGGCGATCCCGAGTTGTTCGGGGCCCTGGAAGCCGCCGCCACCTCCCCAGTCGGTATTGCACACGCCGGTCTGGCCAGCCGCGAGGCGGTGGGTCCGGCCCTGCTCGACACGCTGCTGCTGCGCTCCGCCGCCGCCAAAGCGCGCGTGGTGGCCGCCGACGAACGGGAAGGGGGCCTGCGGGCGATCCTCAACTACGGCCACACCCTCGGCCATGTGGTGGAGACCCTCAGCGGCTACGGCACCTACCTGCACGGCGAGGCGGTGGGGCTGGGGATGCTGGCCGCCGGCGCCATTGCCGTGGAACGGGGTCTGTGGAGCCAAGACGACCAGGAGCGGCAGCGCCGCCTGATCGCCGCCGCCCAGCTTCCCCTGGCCTGGCCGCCGCTGGAGCCGCAGGCGGTGCTCGCCTGCCTGCAGGGCGACAAGAAGGTGAAGCAGGGCAGGGTGCGCTTCGTGCTGCCCACGGCGATCGGCACGGTGGAGATCCGCGACGACGTGGACACCGCCACGATCCTGGCGGCCCTGGATCGGATCACAGCGCCGGATCGGGTGGATTCCCCGGAGCTGATCAGTGCCGTTTGA
- a CDS encoding SDR family oxidoreductase encodes MTLAVSGASGKTGWRVVQEALKRGQAVRAIVRPESQLPAGLEGAKVVRLQLHDQVALAAALSGCDALVIATGARPSVDLLGPLKVDALAIRHQIAACRDAGVQRVVLVSSLCAGRWLHPLNLFGLILVWKRLGETWLESSGLDWTVIRPGGLSEREEGLESEGVRFSGPDEQESDSIPRRLVAQVCLEALETPASIGHIVEITSSDALPPQSLGTWLGA; translated from the coding sequence ATGACTCTGGCGGTGAGCGGCGCCTCCGGCAAGACCGGCTGGCGGGTGGTGCAGGAGGCCCTGAAGCGCGGCCAGGCGGTGCGGGCGATCGTGCGCCCCGAGTCCCAGTTGCCGGCTGGTCTTGAGGGAGCGAAGGTGGTGCGACTGCAGCTCCACGATCAGGTCGCCCTTGCGGCGGCCCTGAGCGGCTGCGATGCTCTGGTGATCGCCACCGGCGCCCGGCCCTCGGTGGATCTGCTCGGCCCCTTGAAGGTGGATGCCCTGGCGATCCGGCACCAGATCGCCGCCTGCCGTGACGCCGGCGTGCAACGGGTGGTGCTGGTGAGTTCACTCTGCGCCGGTCGCTGGCTGCACCCCCTCAACCTGTTCGGTCTGATCCTGGTGTGGAAACGGCTGGGTGAGACCTGGCTGGAGAGCAGCGGCCTCGACTGGACCGTGATCCGGCCCGGGGGACTGAGCGAGCGGGAGGAGGGTCTGGAGAGCGAGGGTGTGCGGTTCAGCGGCCCCGACGAGCAGGAGAGCGACAGCATTCCCCGGCGGCTGGTGGCCCAGGTGTGCCTGGAGGCCCTCGAGACCCCGGCCAGCATCGGCCACATCGTGGAGATCACCAGCAGCGATGCTCTGCCGCCCCAGAGCCTGGGCACCTGGCTGGGGGCCTGA
- a CDS encoding class I SAM-dependent methyltransferase has translation MTRPPAPRPAPASFAPEASTPPAWLLERLRSAGGSVPFRTFMAWALHDPEHGAYGSGYLRIGPRGDFATAPSLGGEFAALLAPQLAAWLEELAAQGSGPLALVETGPGEGQLARQLAEALQQHWPQLAARTELVLVEPNAGMAERQRRQLEGLSLPLRWASFEQLAAQPLRGVVLAHEVLDALAVERIVWDGALWRQQVVALHEGGSAGLALRLEPGKPLEPEALAQLAALGLPPRASEAAAGPAVPPLPAGWCTELHPELAPWLRSCAAGLSRGRLLVIDYALEARRYYAPQRQDGTLMAYRDQTASADPLRDPGHWDLTAHICLESLEAAALAEGWQPLGQCRQGEALLALGLAQRLHGLQQGSGADLAALLARREALLRLVDPHALGDFRWLAFSKGEPGSLSTPAFLRQP, from the coding sequence GTGACCCGCCCCCCTGCTCCCCGGCCGGCCCCCGCCAGTTTCGCTCCAGAGGCCTCCACGCCGCCGGCCTGGCTGCTGGAGCGGCTGCGCAGCGCCGGTGGTTCGGTGCCCTTCCGAACCTTCATGGCCTGGGCGCTGCACGATCCCGAGCACGGGGCCTATGGCAGCGGCTATCTCCGCATCGGCCCCCGCGGTGATTTCGCCACCGCCCCCTCCCTGGGGGGCGAATTCGCGGCTCTGCTGGCTCCCCAGCTGGCCGCCTGGCTGGAGGAGCTGGCGGCCCAGGGCAGCGGGCCCCTGGCCCTGGTGGAAACGGGCCCCGGCGAAGGTCAGCTGGCCCGCCAGCTGGCCGAAGCCCTGCAGCAGCACTGGCCCCAGCTGGCGGCTCGCACCGAACTGGTGCTGGTGGAGCCCAATGCCGGCATGGCCGAACGCCAGCGGCGCCAGCTCGAGGGCCTCAGCCTGCCGCTGCGCTGGGCCAGCTTCGAGCAGCTGGCGGCGCAGCCGCTGCGGGGGGTGGTGCTGGCCCACGAGGTGCTCGATGCCCTGGCGGTGGAGCGGATCGTCTGGGACGGGGCCCTCTGGCGCCAGCAGGTGGTGGCCCTGCACGAGGGGGGCAGCGCCGGGCTCGCGCTGCGGCTGGAGCCCGGCAAACCCCTGGAACCTGAGGCCCTGGCGCAACTCGCAGCCCTGGGGCTCCCGCCCAGGGCCAGCGAGGCCGCTGCCGGCCCCGCCGTTCCGCCGCTGCCTGCGGGTTGGTGCACGGAGCTGCATCCCGAGCTGGCCCCCTGGCTGCGCAGCTGTGCCGCCGGGCTGAGTCGGGGCCGGCTGCTGGTGATCGATTACGCCCTCGAAGCCCGCCGCTACTACGCCCCCCAGCGCCAGGACGGCACCCTGATGGCCTACCGCGACCAGACGGCCAGCGCCGATCCCCTGCGGGACCCTGGCCACTGGGATCTCACCGCCCACATCTGCCTGGAGAGCCTCGAGGCGGCGGCCCTGGCGGAGGGATGGCAGCCCCTGGGACAGTGCCGCCAGGGTGAGGCGCTGCTGGCTCTGGGGCTGGCCCAACGGCTGCATGGCCTGCAGCAGGGCAGCGGCGCCGATCTGGCCGCCTTACTGGCCCGCCGCGAGGCCTTGCTGCGGCTGGTCGATCCCCATGCCCTCGGCGATTTCCGCTGGTTGGCCTTCAGCAAAGGCGAGCCAGGTTCCTTGTCCACCCCAGCCTTTCTGCGCCAGCCCTGA
- a CDS encoding TPM domain-containing protein has protein sequence MLLLGGLGFAGLAAAPAFAYDNPELLPDHPTPVIDLAKALTDQQRNSLEQQLEGFEQSSGWKLRVLTQYERTPGLAVRDFWDLDERSLLLVADPRGGNLLNFNVGEALFALMPRTFWVELQTRYGNQYYVRDHGEDGAIVAALTAVEGCLERGGCQVVPGLPREQWLLTLSTSILGGVIAGIAAYPRKEGRRVEWAWVMLLSPLWLILFGALGLGPVVTRTSDLLPVVRNSLAFLGAALAAYQIAGATIGRHKLPAEGSDPGSNS, from the coding sequence ATGCTGCTGCTGGGGGGCCTGGGATTCGCCGGCCTGGCCGCAGCGCCGGCCTTTGCCTACGACAACCCGGAGCTACTGCCGGATCACCCCACCCCGGTGATCGATCTGGCCAAGGCCCTCACTGACCAGCAGCGCAACAGCCTCGAGCAGCAGCTCGAGGGCTTCGAGCAGAGCAGCGGCTGGAAGCTGCGGGTGCTGACCCAGTACGAACGCACCCCGGGGCTGGCGGTGCGGGATTTCTGGGATCTGGATGAGCGCAGCCTGCTGCTGGTGGCCGATCCCCGCGGTGGCAACCTGCTCAACTTCAATGTGGGAGAAGCCCTGTTCGCCCTGATGCCGCGCACCTTCTGGGTGGAGCTGCAGACGCGTTACGGCAACCAGTACTACGTGCGTGATCATGGCGAAGACGGTGCCATCGTGGCTGCACTCACCGCAGTGGAGGGCTGCCTGGAACGGGGCGGTTGTCAGGTGGTGCCAGGCCTGCCCCGCGAGCAATGGCTGCTCACCCTCTCCACCTCCATCCTTGGCGGCGTGATCGCGGGGATCGCGGCCTATCCCCGCAAGGAGGGGCGCCGGGTGGAGTGGGCCTGGGTGATGCTGCTCTCCCCTCTGTGGCTGATCCTGTTCGGCGCCCTGGGGCTGGGACCGGTGGTGACCCGTACCAGTGATCTGCTGCCGGTGGTCCGCAACTCCCTGGCCTTTCTCGGCGCCGCCCTGGCTGCCTATCAGATTGCAGGCGCCACGATCGGTCGCCACAAGTTGCCAGCGGAAGGGTCGGATCCAGGCTCAAACTCCTGA